Part of the Flavobacterium alkalisoli genome is shown below.
CTGTATGGTATAGGTAACCCTGTTGAGTTTCAAAAGAACGTAATCTCTATAGAGCGCGATCAGGTTATATCAAGAACTAAACTTTTACACAGGTTGGTACAGAGCCTTTATTCCCGTACCGAAGCTGAATTTACCCCAGGTACTTTCCGTATTAAGGGGGATACGGTAGAGATTTTCCCTAGTTATGCTGATGATCCTTTCCGAGTACATTTCTTTGGGGATGAGATTGAAGAAATTGAAGCTTTTGATGCCAAAACAGCTCTTGTAATAGAAAAATACGACCGTCTTAATATTTATCCTGCCAATATGTTTGTAACCTCTCCCGACGTGCTTCAGGGTGCTATATGGGAAATACAGCAGGATTTGGTAAAACAGGTAGATTACTTTAAGGAAATAGGCAAGCACCTAGAAGCTAAACGCCTTGAGGAGCGTACCAATTTTGACCTTGAGATGATTCGTGAACTTGGTTACTGTTCAGGTATCGAGAACTATTCCCGTTATCTTGACCGAAGGTTACCGGGCACAAGGCCTTTCTGCCTTCTGGATTATTTCCCTGATGATTTTCTTATGGTGATTGACGAAAGCCACGTAACGGTTTCTCAGGTACACGCCATGTATGGTGGTGACCGTTCCCGTAAAGAAAATCTTGTGGAATACGGCTTTAGGCTGCCTGCGGCGATGGATAACCGTCCGCTTAAGTTTGAGGAGTTTGAAGCGCTGCAAAATCAGGTAGTCTATGTAAGTGCCACTCCTGCCGATTATGAGCTTCAAAAAAGTGGCGGTGTATATGTGGAACAGGTTATACGTCCTACTGGGCTATTAGACCCTATAATTGAAGTTCGCCCAAGCCTTAACCAAATAGACGATCTTATAGAAGAGATACAACAACGTGTAGAGGCCGACGAACGCGTACTGGTTACTACACTAACCAAACGTATGGCCGAAGAACTTGCCAAATACCTGACCAAGGTATCTATTCGATGCCGTTATATCCACTCGGAAGTGGATACACTGGAGCGTGTGGAGATCATGCAGGATTTACGTAAAGGCCTGTTTGATGTACTTATTGGGGTTAACCTTTTAAGGGAAGGGCTTGACCTGCCGGAAGTATCGCTTGTGGCTATACTGGATGCCGATAAGGAGGGCTTTTTAAGAAGTACGCGTTCACTGGTACAAACTGTAGGGCGTGCTGCCCGTAACGTAAACGGTAAGGCAATTATGTATGCTGATAAGATAACCGACAGTATGCAACGTACCATAGATGAAACCAACTACCGCCGCGAAAAGCAAATGAACTTTAATACGGCACACGGACTGGAACCTAAAGCGCTTAATAAGAAAATTGAAAGTTCGCTTACCAAGAGCCCTATCTCGTCATACCATTATGACAATACTCCTAAAATGGCTGCCGAGCCTGATACCACTTATATGGCTAAAGGCGAAATTGAAAAGATTATACGTGAAAAACGTAAGGCTATGGAAAAAGCCGCTAAAGATCTTGACTTTATGCAGGCTGCCAAGCTA
Proteins encoded:
- the uvrB gene encoding excinuclease ABC subunit UvrB, with amino-acid sequence MKFKVVSDYKPMGDQPEAIKQLSNGLKSGERFQTLLGVTGSGKTFTMANVVEEVQKPTLVLAHNKTLAAQLYSEFKQFFPNNAVEYFVSYYDYYQPEAYIPVTGTYIEKDLSINEELEKMRLSTTSSLLSGRRDVLVVASVSCLYGIGNPVEFQKNVISIERDQVISRTKLLHRLVQSLYSRTEAEFTPGTFRIKGDTVEIFPSYADDPFRVHFFGDEIEEIEAFDAKTALVIEKYDRLNIYPANMFVTSPDVLQGAIWEIQQDLVKQVDYFKEIGKHLEAKRLEERTNFDLEMIRELGYCSGIENYSRYLDRRLPGTRPFCLLDYFPDDFLMVIDESHVTVSQVHAMYGGDRSRKENLVEYGFRLPAAMDNRPLKFEEFEALQNQVVYVSATPADYELQKSGGVYVEQVIRPTGLLDPIIEVRPSLNQIDDLIEEIQQRVEADERVLVTTLTKRMAEELAKYLTKVSIRCRYIHSEVDTLERVEIMQDLRKGLFDVLIGVNLLREGLDLPEVSLVAILDADKEGFLRSTRSLVQTVGRAARNVNGKAIMYADKITDSMQRTIDETNYRREKQMNFNTAHGLEPKALNKKIESSLTKSPISSYHYDNTPKMAAEPDTTYMAKGEIEKIIREKRKAMEKAAKDLDFMQAAKLRDEIKVLQEKI